Within Rhododendron vialii isolate Sample 1 chromosome 12a, ASM3025357v1, the genomic segment TTACAAACATAACTAAATAAATCGCCAACTGTTGCATCCAACACATGCACCATGGATATGGGACTTTAGGGTCAATTTGTTTAATGGAACTAAAATGAAGGGGTAGATACGTAATCCCATGAAATATTTATTGTCATGAGATTCATAGTAAAGAATTAATAATATCACACTAGTATGTTGTCTATGTACTTATTTTGCGGGATTATATATCCAAGTGTAAATTAATTGATCACAATGGTGACAATTTTAACCATACTTCAggtcgatcaaaaaataaactatacTTTAGATATAGGATTATTTGGGATATATAGTTCAATCATGATGCTCGTGGCGGATCAAAACAAACGGATTTTGAATCGTTGTTAAAGGTTGGCACGTGTCCGATCTAATCCAAGGAACCATAATGTACCAAATTTTCGCCCCAAATATCTTCACGTGCCAAAATGATTAATCAGTGGAGTAGATAGTAACACAAAAGTCTTGCCTATTTGGAAGACTTGTGGTTCTAAATTTCTAGTAGTCATTGAAAGCCTAACAAAACAGGAGTTTCTTTCATGATTCTCTTGCATACACATAAATGCAGTGAAAACAACTCAAATCTACTTAAACTTCTCCTGAGGACAGGAAGATTGAGAGGGAAAactaaaaatggagaaaaacaatgaaatgaaattggGATTTATAAAGAGTTGGGGTAGAAAACAGCTTGTCCGCGGTGTAGAGGTGCTCTAAGTGATCGCAGCCGTCGGATGGAGTTTTTAATTGTccagatttgttttcaatttataGCCGGTAATGAATGATTATGACCTgtaataaattcaacaaatctgaaccattgattttcaagatgaacggttcagatagAACCGTCTGGTTCTTGGGGGAAAATGGGCTTCATGTATTTCCTTTTTAGATTTGTTGGGTTCGTCCCCACTTCACTTCAAACCATTATGTGTCAATATCATTATCAGAGCACCCACCACGCACAGatattcttttttcctttttggcgATTGTTCGGGTTCACTTTCACGCAACTCAACTAATCTCTTTTTTACTACGCCCGGCCTAGGAAATTTATAATAAATTACTTTCTTGTGACCTGATTTTGAGTATCGAACCTTAATCTACAATGTGAGGAGCAAATCCACCGATCCATCGGACCAGCCCTTGGGGCTCCCACGCGCAGAATATCTGCCGTTCATGATTCCCCGATTTGGACAGCCGACAGAGGGGGGTTCAGGACCGGTCTACGCTTTAGGACAAATGTGGGTTCGTGAGAATTGAAGAATCAAAACCGACAAACCGACCCTTTTACCtaaaaaatcttgaaaaaaCATATCCCAACTTACGTTTTTAAGGAGAAGTCTACTCACGCTCTAATTTTTTACAATCAAATTTACAACGGATTTATAACGTTGATATTTGCCGATATGATAAATGTATGATCAGAACGCATTTATAACTAACTCGCATCGAAGAAAAATGTGTTCCGATTGATTAGTATTTATCGATATCAGATAACTATGAATTGTCGTGATTAATATTTTTAACGTGCTCTATAAAATAAACGTTCTCAATCATCGAAATGATGGAAGCTGTATACTTAATGTGGCAAATCGGTTGTAAATTTGAGTATGTTTGTACAATTGTTTGTGGTGCTAGTATTTTTGGTAAAATTGAGGttgcattcttgtaaacttatttatctttttcgttttgtatattttgttcgtattttttgaatttttgttagattcgcgtcgtattttttgaattaaatatttACCTCGATGaaaagagtctaaaaagtaaaaaattatgaccaaaaaccaaaaaaagatcattaaagatgaaaaaaataccaaacatctgtctttttttgtttatagagTCGTTCTATACGAATTTTTTTCAATCTCACTACAcgttttatacttttctgatttttctcgtcgaaacgaatgattaattccaaaaattacgacaaaaaatTCAACAGAAAATTGTGAAAcgtaaaaaataccgaaaaaagtcacacaaaaaaatttaggagaACGCAATCTGAGGATGGAGTTGTAATTACCGGCAAAGGGGGACCCTGCAAAAAACGGGTTGATCACAGATGGAGGAATGGAGCCTGAAGAGCTGCCACATGCGATTACACCGCGAACACCCTCCTCCACCCACCCTCTTCCTACACGTGGCGAAGTGCCGAATGAGCAGCTGCAGCCCCTCGCACGTGGCGAACTTGCCACACGGGCCCCTGTCTTTCGCGGGCTCCACGTCGCAAGGGCCCACGCTCGTGCACCCTTCCGCGCATATGTGCTCCAGGCACTCCATCGCCTCGCTCAGCTGCGAGTACAAGCTCTGCTCGTGTATGTGTCTTCTCCTCCTTTTCTTCCTCTGTTTTTTAACGACACCGATATTAGTAATGACCAAtggaccaaaaataaaaaataaattatgcgTTTGTGTGTTTGTTAATTTGACCGTAATCTCAATTAGTATCTGTATTCACAACCGTCCGATATAAGACCAACGTGCATCGGACAACTACGACAAAACTCATAACTATGTCTGTAAGTAGCAGAGCTCAAAGAACAATGCCCATTACTAGTTTTTAGTACTCCTGTAGTTTGGGTTCAGACATGTACCAATTGAAGTTCGTTAATGAATTGTAGAACTTGAAGCTCGAGCAAGGGGTCGTGATCCTGAACGAATTTCCAACCCTCCGTCTTCTCCACAGATTTGATGCTgttgaaaattaatttcatgCATCTGAGGTGAAGACTCGGTGCATCGCAGAGTTGAGCCAGCTGGATCATATCGATCACATTGTCAATTGTCAACCGCTCAGTTAAAGCTTTGGAGCATATCCGCTTCAGCTGAGGCACCAAGAATGCATGAGATAGAGCTAGTAGATGAATTCCGTACTTGTCCAGCTCTTCCTCACTGCACCTGAaatgggtatttttgtcatttttgagCAAGGTTTTACAGACAAACAAACAGCGTACCTTGGAGATAATAATGGAGAGAAACAATGGTTCAATTTTTATAATGCAAGTCCATCCATTAACAAACAGTGTAtctaaaatcataaaaaatatcgTTAATACATATGTGAGGCTCTAAATGTGTCACGTGTGATTGAAGTAAAGGACAAGGCCACGTGTGATGAAGTAAAGAACAACGGACGGCTATGATTCATTTTAAATTATAAATTGTacttatttataaaaaataactcAGATTCTTGTACTAGTAACTTATAAGCAacattctcaaaaaaataaaaaaataaaaaaaacttactaTACTATATAACAAAGGAAAATGGGCATCAGCCATGAGAAAGACTATCATTGGATCCATtcaaatattgaaattgattgaTTAACCAGATTTCTAGTTTTTATACGAGTTTGACGTGCAAATAAGATTAAAATACATGTTTTCAGCATAGGGGCGGTTTTACCATAAGTTTAGGGGGTTTAAGCAAAAATTCACtaaaaaaagattatttttttacaaataagtTAACTTTTCTTTAATATTATCGGCACTGGATCACTGGCGTGGatttaaaataaatgaaaatccAACTAAATTTAGgtagtttaataattttttttaatcgtttTTTTGAAGAATCGTGGTGGGATATTGTATAATACTAGTAGTGCTATATGTTGGagtatcttttctttttataaaacaAATAGGATTTGTAtgtacattttctttttgcatatagTAATATATTTCGCCAAGTTAAAGTCTATTTTTGGCATTGAACTTTCCCATCGTTGAATAGAAAATTGTCACCGCTGGAGCCGCCCCTGTTTTGGCGTTCACAAGTTTTAGTTACATATTTTACTTttagcatgagagagagagagagagagagagagagagagagagagagagagaactgactTGGCGGCAGAAAGAAATCGAAGGAACACGGCAACGGCTTTGCAAGGAACGCCGAGTATTCGAACGGTGGGAGGTGAACTACTCCGGTGATTACGTGGCCGGTTTATCATGCTTTCCAGTACTGGAGACGCTGAAGCCTAGCATTACGAGAAAAACTAGTTAGACTATTTCGAAATCCAATTCATGAAAATTGCAGAGTTTGTTGATTTCATTCAGTCTTTcagaatgaaaaaatagaaatcaaTAGTAACttatgggggaaaaaaaacagaggaaattAAGCATTTCAATCCACGGTTCTGATAGCAGCTTAATCAGTTGTTAAAACTCAACTTGAATCCAATAACTTGAAGACAGataacaaaatcttcaaaagCCATGTTCTCATATTTAGTTTAATCCCTTTTTTTAAATCCAGAATTGATTTCATTAACAACAATCTTAATTACTGATCAAGCTGGATTATTATTCACATTTAGGTGAGAGACACGATCCAGGGACGAAATAGCGACATGGAGTTGATGTACCTTTCTCGGTgagtaatttttcaatttttgatccTAAGCCAACAATTTGTTGGCAAGCGGATTCGATGGACTTGAACGTTTGAAAAGTTCTATATCGAAGCTTCAGTTTGacatttgttttttgctttgaTTAAGCGATCATTAGGTTGCGGAGAAAAAGgatcaaaacataaaatttcAACAGCGTACCAGGACACTACGGTGCGCCGGGATGCGCTGTCCGCCGGAGGTGACAACGTGGACATCCAGCGGCTCGGCAGGGATTTGATCGGAGTATACAGGAATCGGCGACGGCCAGTTATTCGTCGGCGACATGGAAAGGTCGAGTGGGTTCCGAGCGTCTGCTTCGAATTTTGCGAGTCGGCCGTCCAAGTGTCCTCTTCGTTGGCCTCGTGGTTGTCATTTGAGAGCTCTCTGCCTTTATAGACAGCAAaagaaatgtttttcattttttttaatgaaaaaaccAAACTAATGTTTATGTGGGCATAGCATTGTCACATCCCACGTATTGGAGGTTTCTAGTAGTCGTGAGAAGAATCCGGCTCCACTGGTTGGGgtcgtttttatttttaatgatTTAGATTTGTTGATAAATTGTTACacgtaagaaaaaaaatttaccggTAATTCATAGATCTAGATCATTTATTGTAGAGATGgatcagataaaaaaaatattattgacaAATGAACGCTTGATACGAGATTACTTCATGACTGCACAAAAGTTGGATCCAATTAGAAGATCTAACATATGCGGGCCATTAGCATGTTTTTGTCACCACGTCATTCTGAAGTACTAAGAAATCATGGCTATTTGGTGAGGATGAAGGAGATGAAGTTTACAATGACAACGATAGCAGGGTCGAACAAAATCAAGATTTTGATGGAATTTGAGTGTGTTTGTGGGGTGATGAagttatgagagagagaagggggagagaGTTTGACGTCGGGAAGAAGGTCGCCGATAGAGGGGGTGGCGGTGTGGGAGAATGGAAAATGGGTAATGAAGAGAATAACGATGAGTGAGAGAAAGAGCGCCTAACGGATTGCTGACGGAAGGTTTTAACTGCTATAAGCCACATACTTtgacggcccgtttggatgcagCCATGACTCCCCTCCATAGCTAATTCATCCGGATTAGAGGATGATTTGACAGATTTGGCTGGGTTTGGATGCCAAATTCCACCCCTCCGTAGCTCATCCCCCCTCCATATTTCTCTCCCCTTATCCGGATGGGGTTTGAGGTGGGCATAGCTAATCCGGCTTTATCCTCTTGaattttgaccattttacccctcCTCATCCCCTTCCCCCAACGGCTCTCTCTCTGCTAACAGAGACaggaaacaagaagaagaagaaatcaccaccaacaccaccacaaaaactcacaccaaaaaatatgtatgtatatgtagagagagagagagagatagagtgacGTACCTGTTTTGGGGTGGGTTCTGTACAGAtcgaagagagggagagagagagacgatggTAGTGGCTAGGTGCAacaacttttcttctttttcttcttcgatTCTGTCCGTCTGTCTGTCTCTTTGTCTCTCGCTCTCGCTCTCTCATGTCCATGTGTGACCATGTGTTAAATTAAAAGGCACACATACTTAAATCATGAAAAGAATGAAATTTATATCTTacaatttttaaattatataatttattagtaaaataaattattatagcttaaaatttttgaaaagtaattaaatatattgagttttgcaattatataattaatgttATGCATAATAAATTTTGGGACTAcacaagggcaaaagagtcattTGACAATTTTTGCATCATCCATCCAACCTTATCCCCCATCATCCAAACCAACTACTTTTTAATCCCCCTCCATAAAAGTCACATCTATATGAGCCCACCCttcataattaatttcacctactatcttatcccctttTTATAAATATAATCCCCCAAAATTAtacccgcatccaaacgggccgttagGGGGGTTAAAGTTGCTAGAATAGAGTCCAACTCTAGAATAGAGTTGGACCAACTCTAGAATAACAAAAGTGTCCAAGTTCTACGGGGGCAACTTGAAAATCAGTCATAGTTAAAGGGGGGCTTATTTTAACTCACCACGCGCGTGGGGTATTTGTTTGGTAGTGTCTAATTAATTTCCTCCTTTGCTCCTTTATAGTCCTTACCTCattttaattataattaattttgttcagAGTGTCCCTTGTTCTTTTTGGCGCGACACCTACACCTATGCCCACGTCGTCATCCAAGACGCCGGAAAGCAGGTGCCACGGAAACCCGACTCATGCGTCACTCATTACGTGTCCGGAGTCATAAATTAGTCAAGCCCCCCTTTCGCCCGGCCACTTGGCACTTTTTCGTGcgctattttttttgtttttttttttgatcggcatatttttgttgttgttagaCTTGAGTGAAATTTTACATCGGAtcgttcgtctcaacgagaaaaatcgaaaaaataaaataatatatatatatatatatatatatatatatatatattaaaatagaaaaaattcatataaaacaacaaaattgaCCTAAAAGGCTTATTATTTCTTTATAAGACGGTCTTTTAGTGTCTTTTTCGTCGTCTTatagtaattttattttgaatattggtctttatttttgtaattttttgatttctacGAAGGGTGTGAGGTAAATATTTGATCCAAATTTaataagaattaaaaaaaaacataaaaacacacgAGCCGAAAAAATTCCTAAAAAGTTAGGTCAAAAGGGGCCTTTTATTATTAATGCAATATTATTTGCATGAGTCGCATAGTACTCCCGACGAGCCACGTCTCAACAAAACTTGAGGAATACACAGGATAATAAATTTTAAGGGCTAGCTCTAACTGAGAATTTTAAATTTGATCGACATGGCAGGCTAGTTGATGAATGGACATTTGAAACAAATTCAATCCAATATTTTGCATGAGTCATATGCTGCTTCTGACAAGTCATGTTTCGACAAAACTTATATATAACAGATAAGCATGGTAATACATTTTTAGAGTTCTAACCAAGAATTAgtaattgcaaatttaacatAGCGTGCCAGTTTGATGAATTGACATTTGAAACAAATTCAACTTTAAGGTCAATTGCTTAATTGGCATTTGACATTTTCCCCCTCCTGCCAAACTTGGTATTCGGCAAAATAAGAGGccaaatttatttaattactttgtTCTCCAAAACTCAATTGTAAAATGAAAGATTAGATCGAAGTGGAAATATATACAACAATCGTCGGTAAAGTGTTCGTCCAGTCGACCGAGCCATTCGTCTTGGTTGAGATACATCTAGTGCAGAAATTTAGggaaaaatgaatttcaaaTCATTTGACACAGGTGAGTTCTTTATTATTATCTTAAACTACAACGAACGGCTTTAAATAcatttattatttgtttttttttatgcccACTAGTCGACCGTAGCCATGGCCCATGTGTATTGGTTAAGATATACATAAACATCTTAATTGGAAAATGAAGAATGTTAGATACGTGGATTATCGTGAAGGGATTTAGACACAAATATATTTCAAACCGTCCGACAGGGATGATGAgttctttattattttgttgGACTGCATCGAACAACTTTAAATATTCCGAATAAATGCATATGATATAGTAGTTTGGGGGCACTTATTTCCCATTGGAAGGTGGAGATAAAATCAGTACTACGACTATATATAGTAGCAAGAAACAAATATATTAACGGTACTTTATGAATGACGGGGCCGACGGTTGCACGTTTGACGCAATGGCCGAAGGCGGTGCGGGGCGG encodes:
- the LOC131311691 gene encoding BTB/POZ and TAZ domain-containing protein 1 yields the protein MSPTNNWPSPIPVYSDQIPAEPLDVHVVTSGGQRIPAHRSVLASASPVLESMINRPRNHRSSSPPTVRILGVPCKAVAVFLRFLSAAKCSEEELDKYGIHLLALSHAFLVPQLKRICSKALTERLTIDNVIDMIQLAQLCDAPSLHLRCMKLIFNSIKSVEKTEGWKFVQDHDPLLELQVLQFINELQLRKKRRRRHIHEQSLYSQLSEAMECLEHICAEGCTSVGPCDVEPAKDRGPCGKFATCEGLQLLIRHFATCRKRVGGGGCSRCNRMWQLFRLHSSICDQPVFCRVPLCRQFKMKAEQEEKKGGGGDDERWKLLVRKVVSARAISSLSLPKGKRELEEDHEAQEMTDRSSWN